One genomic segment of Coffea arabica cultivar ET-39 chromosome 6e, Coffea Arabica ET-39 HiFi, whole genome shotgun sequence includes these proteins:
- the LOC113697323 gene encoding uncharacterized protein, with amino-acid sequence MSRTLSLVTKPGSKLLNRFLILPCPNPILHQSSRTLETLAFEEVLSSPDKPYTYTAFILHGLLGSGRNWRSFSRSLASSLSGWRMVMVDLRNHGKSAEITGLSPPHTIGSAARDLADLVKSKGWDWPDVVIGHSLGGKVALDFARSCARGDYGEHACLPKQLWVLDSVPGKVDPEESDGEVEQVLQTLQCLPSSIPSRKWLVDHMMKRGFSKALSEWIGSNLKRSGDQETWAFNFEGAIQMFNSYRETDYWSLLDEPPKGMEIAIVRAENSDRWTQDTIQRIQRLAAKRVDEADGKVSYHVLSKSGHWVHVDNPKGLLQIVTPELASIT; translated from the exons ATGTCTAGAACTCTATCTCTAGTAACCAAGCCCGGTTCAAAACTCCTGAACCGGTTCCTAATCTTGCCGTGCCCCAATCCGATCCTTCACCAGTCCAGTAGGACCCTCGAAACCCTAGCTTTCGAAGAAGTTTTATCCTCCCCAGACAAGCCCTACACTTATACAGCTTTCATACTTCACGGCCTCTTAGGCTCCGGTCGCAACTGGCGCTCCTTCTCCCGTTCCCTCGCTTCCTCTCTTTCAG GATGGAGGATGGTGATGGTGGATTTGAGGAATCACGGGAAGTCGGCCGAGATAACAGGACTGTCGCCACCGCATACTATAGGGAGTGCGGCTCGAGATTTGGCTGATTTGGTGAAGTCAAAAGGATGGGATTGGCCTGATGTGGTTATAGGGCACTCCTTGGGTGGCAAGGTGGCCTTGGATTTCGCTCGGAGTTGTGCTCGTGGTGATTATGGGGAACATGCTTGTTTGCCCAAGCag TTATGGGTACTTGACTCAGTCCCTGGGAAAGTAGACCCTGAGGAAAGTGATGGAGAAGTGGAGCAAGTATTGCAGACCTTGCAATGTCTACCTTCATCAATTCCATCTCGAAA ATGGTTGGTGGATCACATGATGAAGCGTGGGTTTTCAAAGGCATTGTCAGAATGGATTGGAAGCAATCTGAAGAGATCCGGAGACCAAGAGACATGGGCATTTAATTTTGAAGGTGCAATCCAGATGTTTAATTCTTATAG GGAAACAGATTATTGGTCTCTGTTGGACGAACCTCCCAAAGGGATGGAGATAGCAATCGTCCGGGCTGAGAACAGTGACAGATGGACGCAAGACACCATTCAGCGCATTCAAAGGCTTGCTGCCAAAAGAGTTGATGAAGCTGATGGGAAAGTCTCTTATCATGTTCTTTCCAAATCAGGGCACTGGGTTCATGTGGATAATCCAAAGGGCCTTCTTCAGATTGTGACTCCTGAACTTGCATCTATAACTTAG
- the LOC113697311 gene encoding protein ORANGE-LIKE, chloroplastic-like isoform X5, protein MQLQEIQENIRSRRNKIFLLMEEVRRLRVQQHIKSIKVSDGTGEQENEMPDIPSSIPFLPHVTPKTLKQLYLTSFSFVSGIIVFGGLIAPTLELKLGLGGTSYEDFIHTLHLPMQLSQVDPIVASFSGGAVGVISALMLIEVNNVEQQEKKRCKYCHGSGYLACARCSASGTCLKFEPISTSSDSIRQLHGPTTQRCQNCSGSGKVMCPTCLCTGMAMASEHDPRIDPFD, encoded by the exons ATGCAGCTGCAGGAGATACAAGAGAACATTAGGAGCAGGCGCAATAAAATCTTTCTCCTCATGGAGGAG GTACGGAGGTTAAGAGTACAACAACACATAAAGAGCATAAAAGTTTCTGATGGGACGGGTGAACAGGAAAATGAGATGCCTGATATCCCCTCATCAATTCCTTTTCTCCCCCATGTG ACGCCAAAGACGCTGAAGCAGCTCTATCTAACAAGTTTTTCGTTTGTATCTGGAATAATTGTCTTTGGGGGGCTTATTGCACCAACT TTGGAGCTGAAATTAGGTTTGGGTGGCACGTCATATGAAGATTTCATCCACACTTTGCATTTGCCTATGCAATTAAG TCAGGTCGATCCAATAGTGGCATCCTTTTCAGGAGGCGCAGTGGGGGTTATTTCTGCTTTGATGTTAATAGAAGTGAACAATGTTGagcaacaagagaagaaaagatgcAAGTATTGCCATGGAAGTG GATACTTGGCATGCGCCCGTTGTTCTGCTAGTGGCACGTGCTTAAAATTCGAACCCATCTCGACTAGCAGTGATTCCATCCGCCAATTGCATGGACCAACTACTCAGAGGTGTCAAAATTGCTCAGGCTCAGGAAAG GTGATGTGCCCGACATGCCTTTGCACTGGGATGGCCATGGCAAGTGAACATGACCCTCGAATAGATCCCTTCGATTAA
- the LOC113697311 gene encoding protein ORANGE-LIKE, chloroplastic-like isoform X2, whose product MGSSSCLYSLVPSLHPSHVNFSKNLSFLSSSRVARPQGGALLNKSSTPQRIVCSSTDDPNSMPSGENIRSFCIIEGPETVEDFVQMQLQEIQENIRSRRNKIFLLMEEVRRLRVQQHIKSIKVSDGTGEQENEMPDIPSSIPFLPHVTPKTLKQLYLTSFSFVSGIIVFGGLIAPTLELKLGLGGTSYEDFIHTLHLPMQLSQVDPIVASFSGGAVGVISALMLIEVNNVEQQEKKRCKYCHGSGYLACARCSASGTCLKFEPISTSSDSIRQLHGPTTQRCQNCSGSGKVMCPTCLCTGMAMASEHDPRIDPFD is encoded by the exons ATGGGTTCTTCTTCGTGTCTATACTCTTTGGTGCCATCACTGCATCCTTCACATGTTAATTTCTCCAAGAACCTTAGTTTCTTGAGCTCTTCCAGAGTTGCAAGACCCCAAGGCGGAGCTTTGCTCAACAAGTCTTCGACACCTCAAAGAATAGTATGTTCCTCTACAGATGATCCCAATTCTATGCCTTCTGGGGAGAATATCCGAAG TTTCTGCATTATAGAAGGGCCAGAAACAGTTGAGGATTTTGTACAAATGCAGCTGCAGGAGATACAAGAGAACATTAGGAGCAGGCGCAATAAAATCTTTCTCCTCATGGAGGAG GTACGGAGGTTAAGAGTACAACAACACATAAAGAGCATAAAAGTTTCTGATGGGACGGGTGAACAGGAAAATGAGATGCCTGATATCCCCTCATCAATTCCTTTTCTCCCCCATGTG ACGCCAAAGACGCTGAAGCAGCTCTATCTAACAAGTTTTTCGTTTGTATCTGGAATAATTGTCTTTGGGGGGCTTATTGCACCAACT TTGGAGCTGAAATTAGGTTTGGGTGGCACGTCATATGAAGATTTCATCCACACTTTGCATTTGCCTATGCAATTAAG TCAGGTCGATCCAATAGTGGCATCCTTTTCAGGAGGCGCAGTGGGGGTTATTTCTGCTTTGATGTTAATAGAAGTGAACAATGTTGagcaacaagagaagaaaagatgcAAGTATTGCCATGGAAGTG GATACTTGGCATGCGCCCGTTGTTCTGCTAGTGGCACGTGCTTAAAATTCGAACCCATCTCGACTAGCAGTGATTCCATCCGCCAATTGCATGGACCAACTACTCAGAGGTGTCAAAATTGCTCAGGCTCAGGAAAG GTGATGTGCCCGACATGCCTTTGCACTGGGATGGCCATGGCAAGTGAACATGACCCTCGAATAGATCCCTTCGATTAA
- the LOC113697311 gene encoding protein ORANGE-LIKE, chloroplastic-like isoform X3, with amino-acid sequence MGSSSCLYSLVPSLHPSHVNFSKNLSFLSSSRVARPQGGALLNKSSTPQRIVCSSTDDPNSMPSGENIRSSFCIIEGPETVEDFVQMQLQEIQENIRSRRNKIFLLMEEVRRLRVQQHIKSIKVSDGTGEQENEMPDIPSSIPFLPHVLELKLGLGGTSYEDFIHTLHLPMQLSQVDPIVASFSGGAVGVISALMLIEVNNVEQQEKKRCKYCHGSGYLACARCSASGTCLKFEPISTSSDSIRQLHGPTTQRCQNCSGSGKVMCPTCLCTGMAMASEHDPRIDPFD; translated from the exons ATGGGTTCTTCTTCGTGTCTATACTCTTTGGTGCCATCACTGCATCCTTCACATGTTAATTTCTCCAAGAACCTTAGTTTCTTGAGCTCTTCCAGAGTTGCAAGACCCCAAGGCGGAGCTTTGCTCAACAAGTCTTCGACACCTCAAAGAATAGTATGTTCCTCTACAGATGATCCCAATTCTATGCCTTCTGGGGAGAATATCCGAAG CAGTTTCTGCATTATAGAAGGGCCAGAAACAGTTGAGGATTTTGTACAAATGCAGCTGCAGGAGATACAAGAGAACATTAGGAGCAGGCGCAATAAAATCTTTCTCCTCATGGAGGAG GTACGGAGGTTAAGAGTACAACAACACATAAAGAGCATAAAAGTTTCTGATGGGACGGGTGAACAGGAAAATGAGATGCCTGATATCCCCTCATCAATTCCTTTTCTCCCCCATGTG TTGGAGCTGAAATTAGGTTTGGGTGGCACGTCATATGAAGATTTCATCCACACTTTGCATTTGCCTATGCAATTAAG TCAGGTCGATCCAATAGTGGCATCCTTTTCAGGAGGCGCAGTGGGGGTTATTTCTGCTTTGATGTTAATAGAAGTGAACAATGTTGagcaacaagagaagaaaagatgcAAGTATTGCCATGGAAGTG GATACTTGGCATGCGCCCGTTGTTCTGCTAGTGGCACGTGCTTAAAATTCGAACCCATCTCGACTAGCAGTGATTCCATCCGCCAATTGCATGGACCAACTACTCAGAGGTGTCAAAATTGCTCAGGCTCAGGAAAG GTGATGTGCCCGACATGCCTTTGCACTGGGATGGCCATGGCAAGTGAACATGACCCTCGAATAGATCCCTTCGATTAA
- the LOC113697311 gene encoding protein ORANGE-LIKE, chloroplastic-like isoform X1 produces the protein MGSSSCLYSLVPSLHPSHVNFSKNLSFLSSSRVARPQGGALLNKSSTPQRIVCSSTDDPNSMPSGENIRSSFCIIEGPETVEDFVQMQLQEIQENIRSRRNKIFLLMEEVRRLRVQQHIKSIKVSDGTGEQENEMPDIPSSIPFLPHVTPKTLKQLYLTSFSFVSGIIVFGGLIAPTLELKLGLGGTSYEDFIHTLHLPMQLSQVDPIVASFSGGAVGVISALMLIEVNNVEQQEKKRCKYCHGSGYLACARCSASGTCLKFEPISTSSDSIRQLHGPTTQRCQNCSGSGKVMCPTCLCTGMAMASEHDPRIDPFD, from the exons ATGGGTTCTTCTTCGTGTCTATACTCTTTGGTGCCATCACTGCATCCTTCACATGTTAATTTCTCCAAGAACCTTAGTTTCTTGAGCTCTTCCAGAGTTGCAAGACCCCAAGGCGGAGCTTTGCTCAACAAGTCTTCGACACCTCAAAGAATAGTATGTTCCTCTACAGATGATCCCAATTCTATGCCTTCTGGGGAGAATATCCGAAG CAGTTTCTGCATTATAGAAGGGCCAGAAACAGTTGAGGATTTTGTACAAATGCAGCTGCAGGAGATACAAGAGAACATTAGGAGCAGGCGCAATAAAATCTTTCTCCTCATGGAGGAG GTACGGAGGTTAAGAGTACAACAACACATAAAGAGCATAAAAGTTTCTGATGGGACGGGTGAACAGGAAAATGAGATGCCTGATATCCCCTCATCAATTCCTTTTCTCCCCCATGTG ACGCCAAAGACGCTGAAGCAGCTCTATCTAACAAGTTTTTCGTTTGTATCTGGAATAATTGTCTTTGGGGGGCTTATTGCACCAACT TTGGAGCTGAAATTAGGTTTGGGTGGCACGTCATATGAAGATTTCATCCACACTTTGCATTTGCCTATGCAATTAAG TCAGGTCGATCCAATAGTGGCATCCTTTTCAGGAGGCGCAGTGGGGGTTATTTCTGCTTTGATGTTAATAGAAGTGAACAATGTTGagcaacaagagaagaaaagatgcAAGTATTGCCATGGAAGTG GATACTTGGCATGCGCCCGTTGTTCTGCTAGTGGCACGTGCTTAAAATTCGAACCCATCTCGACTAGCAGTGATTCCATCCGCCAATTGCATGGACCAACTACTCAGAGGTGTCAAAATTGCTCAGGCTCAGGAAAG GTGATGTGCCCGACATGCCTTTGCACTGGGATGGCCATGGCAAGTGAACATGACCCTCGAATAGATCCCTTCGATTAA
- the LOC113697311 gene encoding protein ORANGE-LIKE, chloroplastic-like isoform X4: MGSSSCLYSLVPSLHPSHVNFSKNLSFLSSSRVARPQGGALLNKSSTPQRIVCSSTDDPNSMPSGENIRSSFCIIEGPETVEDFVQMQLQEIQENIRSRRNKIFLLMEEVRRLRVQQHIKSIKVSDGTGEQENEMPDIPSSIPFLPHVTPKTLKQLYLTSFSFVSGIIVFGGLIAPTLELKLGLGGTSYEDFIHTLHLPMQLSQVDPIVASFSGGAVGVISALMLIEVNNVEQQEKKRCKYCHGSVIPSANCMDQLLRGVKIAQAQER, encoded by the exons ATGGGTTCTTCTTCGTGTCTATACTCTTTGGTGCCATCACTGCATCCTTCACATGTTAATTTCTCCAAGAACCTTAGTTTCTTGAGCTCTTCCAGAGTTGCAAGACCCCAAGGCGGAGCTTTGCTCAACAAGTCTTCGACACCTCAAAGAATAGTATGTTCCTCTACAGATGATCCCAATTCTATGCCTTCTGGGGAGAATATCCGAAG CAGTTTCTGCATTATAGAAGGGCCAGAAACAGTTGAGGATTTTGTACAAATGCAGCTGCAGGAGATACAAGAGAACATTAGGAGCAGGCGCAATAAAATCTTTCTCCTCATGGAGGAG GTACGGAGGTTAAGAGTACAACAACACATAAAGAGCATAAAAGTTTCTGATGGGACGGGTGAACAGGAAAATGAGATGCCTGATATCCCCTCATCAATTCCTTTTCTCCCCCATGTG ACGCCAAAGACGCTGAAGCAGCTCTATCTAACAAGTTTTTCGTTTGTATCTGGAATAATTGTCTTTGGGGGGCTTATTGCACCAACT TTGGAGCTGAAATTAGGTTTGGGTGGCACGTCATATGAAGATTTCATCCACACTTTGCATTTGCCTATGCAATTAAG TCAGGTCGATCCAATAGTGGCATCCTTTTCAGGAGGCGCAGTGGGGGTTATTTCTGCTTTGATGTTAATAGAAGTGAACAATGTTGagcaacaagagaagaaaagatgcAAGTATTGCCATGGAAGTG TGATTCCATCCGCCAATTGCATGGACCAACTACTCAGAGGTGTCAAAATTGCTCAGGCTCAGGAAAG GTGA
- the LOC113694823 gene encoding uncharacterized protein isoform X1: MVSNASVTGRHLFPLTQAFHATKCLFRQSILCPPPAIGSRDKYNLLIHARSFSSKRTLRKALKATTGNDAISSANDYEDGVSLGTMKLPLDTDLAKFETLLFQWGNSLCQGANLPLPVPLKVDKIAGGARLGFITIGDGKTEVLVYIDCLVFPATDSSGPIFRAIRNGPLKAQSPPGEPRIMRSLLAALQKSVEIARV, translated from the exons ATGGTTAGTAACGCAAGTGTAACTGGTAGACATCTCTTTCCCTTAACGCAAGCTTTTCACGCGACAAAATGTCTGTTCCGCCAATCAATTCTGTGTCCTCCACCAGCAATTGGCTCCCGGGACAAATATAATCTATTAATCCACGCTCGttcattttcaagcaaaaggaCTCTGCGTAAGGCCTTGAAGGCAACCACGGGAAACGACGCCATATCATCCGCCAATGATTACGAGGACGGCGTGTCGTTAGGAACCATGAAGCTCCCATTAGATACTGACCTTGCAAAATTCGAAACCTTGCTTTTTCAG TGGGGGAACAGTCTCTGCCAAGGTGCCAATTTACCACTACCAGTACCTCTTAAG GTTGACAAAATTGCAGGTGGAGCTAGACTTGGCTTTATTACCATTGGAGACGGGAAAACCGAAGTACTAGTCTACATAGATTGCTTAGTTTTTCCAGCCACTGACAGTTCAGGTCCAATTTTTCGGGCCATAAGGAATGGACCCTTGAAAGCTCAGTCACCTCCTGGAGAGCCAAGAATCATGAGAAGCCTTCTAGCAGCTCTTCAAAAATCAGTGGAAATTGCCAGAGTATAA
- the LOC113694823 gene encoding uncharacterized protein isoform X2, with translation MVSNASVTGRHLFPLTQAFHATKCLFRQSILCPPPAIGSRDKYNLLIHARSFSSKRTLRKALKATTGNDAISSANDYEDGVSLGTMKLPLDTDLAKFETLLFQVDKIAGGARLGFITIGDGKTEVLVYIDCLVFPATDSSGPIFRAIRNGPLKAQSPPGEPRIMRSLLAALQKSVEIARV, from the exons ATGGTTAGTAACGCAAGTGTAACTGGTAGACATCTCTTTCCCTTAACGCAAGCTTTTCACGCGACAAAATGTCTGTTCCGCCAATCAATTCTGTGTCCTCCACCAGCAATTGGCTCCCGGGACAAATATAATCTATTAATCCACGCTCGttcattttcaagcaaaaggaCTCTGCGTAAGGCCTTGAAGGCAACCACGGGAAACGACGCCATATCATCCGCCAATGATTACGAGGACGGCGTGTCGTTAGGAACCATGAAGCTCCCATTAGATACTGACCTTGCAAAATTCGAAACCTTGCTTTTTCAG GTTGACAAAATTGCAGGTGGAGCTAGACTTGGCTTTATTACCATTGGAGACGGGAAAACCGAAGTACTAGTCTACATAGATTGCTTAGTTTTTCCAGCCACTGACAGTTCAGGTCCAATTTTTCGGGCCATAAGGAATGGACCCTTGAAAGCTCAGTCACCTCCTGGAGAGCCAAGAATCATGAGAAGCCTTCTAGCAGCTCTTCAAAAATCAGTGGAAATTGCCAGAGTATAA
- the LOC113694823 gene encoding uncharacterized protein isoform X3 translates to MVSNASVTGRHLFPLTQAFHATKCLFRQSILCPPPAIGSRDKYNLLIHARSFSSKRTLRKALKATTGNDAISSANDYEDGVSLGTMKLPLDTDLAKFETLLFQWGNSLCQG, encoded by the exons ATGGTTAGTAACGCAAGTGTAACTGGTAGACATCTCTTTCCCTTAACGCAAGCTTTTCACGCGACAAAATGTCTGTTCCGCCAATCAATTCTGTGTCCTCCACCAGCAATTGGCTCCCGGGACAAATATAATCTATTAATCCACGCTCGttcattttcaagcaaaaggaCTCTGCGTAAGGCCTTGAAGGCAACCACGGGAAACGACGCCATATCATCCGCCAATGATTACGAGGACGGCGTGTCGTTAGGAACCATGAAGCTCCCATTAGATACTGACCTTGCAAAATTCGAAACCTTGCTTTTTCAG TGGGGGAACAGTCTCTGCCAAG GTTGA